AAACGTGCGTGTTGCGCAAAGCGGCCGCCTCGAAGCTATCCACGGGCTGGACTGGCTGGCCGGCGGCCAGCGTGTGCCACTGCATATCCAGCTCATCGTCGGCGAGGGCTTCCGTAAAGGCGTAGCCCTGGCCGAACGTTGGGGGCCGCGTGAGCCGCGCCAACAGAGCGGGGGGTAGGGCGGCCTTGGTCTGGAAATGAACGGCGTAGTGCTGGACTACCGCGGGGTAAAAAGCCCAGTGCTCATTGAACTGCGACGGAAATTCCACGAAGTCGCTGGCCACGTTGGCCGCCGATAGGCTGCGGTAGCGCTGGTTGGAAAACAGCCGGTGCAGCGCGTGTCCCGTCTCGTGAAACAGGGTCGTGATGTTGTCCGGGGTCAGCAAAGCCGGCTGGCCGGGCGGGGGCTTGGGAAAATTGCACGAGATGTAGACGACTGGCCTGGTGCCCCAGAGGGTCGATTGGTCAACAAAGCTGTTGGACCAGCCGCCCCCGCGCTTATTGTCGCGTTGAAATAAATCGCAGTAGAAAAGTCCCAGGCCCCGGCCGTCCGCCTCCCGCACCTCAAATACGCGCATATCGGGCTGGTACACGGGCAAGTCGGGGCGCTCGCGGAAAGTAATGCCGTACAGCTGATTGGCCGCGTAGAACAGGCCATTCCGCAGCACGTTATTTAACTCCAAATAGGGTTTTAGCGCGTCGTCCGACAGGCCGGCCGCTTGCCGCTGGCGCAACTGGCGCGCGTAAAACTGCCAGTCCCAGGGCTGGAGCGGGAAGCCCTCTCTTTGCTGCTTAACCAGGGCCTGAAGCGCGGTGGCTTCCTGGCGGGCTTTGGCCGTGGCGGCCGGCACCAGTTGCCCCAGAAAGGCCGCGACGACGGCGGGGCTTTGCGCCATTTGGGTGCGCAGCTTCCAGGTGGCGTAGTTTTTAAATCCCACCAAATGAGCCTGAGCCGCCCGCAACGCAGCCAGGCGGGCAATCGTGGTCCGCGTGTCGTTGGAATCTCCCCGCTCGGCGCGGGTCCAGGAGGCAGCAAATACCCGCTGCCGGACGGCCCGCTTGGTGAGCGACAGTAATACGGACTGCTGCGTGAAGTTTTCCAGGGGTAGCAGCCAGGTGCTCGCCGCCTGGTGGGCGCGGGCCGGCCGTGCCGCCGCCCGGCGCTCGCTGGCAGACAGACCCGCGAGGCTGGCCGAGTCGCGCAGCCGCACCGCGCCCGCCGCCGAGGCCGCGCTTACTTTTTGGGAGAAGCGGGCCATCAGGCGGGCTTCCTGCTGGTTGAGCCGTTGGAGCTGCTGCCGGGCCGGGGCGGGTAGGGCGGCTCCGGCCAGCATAAACTGCTGGTGATAATACGTGAGCAGGAACGCCGACTCGGAGTCCAGGGCCAGCTCGGCGCGCTGGGCGTAGACGGCTTCTACCCGCTGAAATAGCTTAGGATTCAAGTAAATAGCGTCCTGACTAGCCGCCAGTTCCGGGGCCATCACTTCCTGCGTCTGGCGCAGGGTAGGGGTACTTTGGGCATCGAGCAGTTGGTTGAAAATCAGCGTTACCCGGTTTAGCAAGCGGCCACTGCCCTCCAGGGCCACCAACGTATTGTCGAAAGTCGGGGCGGCGGGATTGTCCGCCAGCCGCGCCAGCTCGGCCCGTTGTTGCCGGAGCCCCGCTGCGAGCGCGGGCTGAAAATCGCGGTCCGTCAGGTGCGCAAAATCCGGGGCCTGGTAGGGTAGGGAGCTGGCAACCAGCAACGGATTGCCCCGCGCCGGTTGCGGCCGGCCGGCCGTAGTAGCCCGCGAAGCGGGGGCGTCCGGGCTGCCGCACGCCCCCGTAAGGGCCGCCAGGGCCAGGGCCAGCGTGCGGGAAAACAAGGGATTAGACATGGGCAAGAGCCGACGGGCCGCGCGGTGGCGCGAACCTGGTCGGGTGGCGTGCTATACCATCGCCCAGGTCAAAACGTTACCCGCCGCCAGCGCCAGCGCCAGGACCTCCGGCACGTGGGTCTCCTCCCGAGCGGTTTTATCTTTGCTGACAGGGGCCTGACCCCTGGCGTCAGCCGCCCCTTCACGCAGTCCCTACCCCCTTGCAGCAAGATACCGATACCATTCTCAAGGCCGTGGCGCAGCGGCAGTTTCAGCCGGTGTACTTCTTGCAGGGCGAGGAGCCGTATTTCATTGACCTGGTGGCCGATGCGCTCGAAGCTACGGTACTGCCCGAGAGCGAGCGCAGCTTCAACCAAACGGTGCTCTACGGCAAGGATACCGACGTGACGGGCGTGCTGGGCCAGGCCAAGCGCTTCCCGATGATGAGCGCCCACACGGTCGTCATCGTGAAGGAGGCGCAGGCCGTGGCCGACCTGGAGAGCGAGCGGGCCTGGCCGTTTCTAGAAGCCTACCTCAAAAACCCGCCCGCCAGCACCGTGCTGGTGTTCTGCTACAAGCACAAGACCCTGGACTCGCGCAAGAAGCTGGGCAAGCTGCTGGCCACCGCCCCCGGCGCGGCGCTGCTCACCAGCAAAAAGCTCTACGACAACCAAGTGCCGCCGTGGCTGGGCGGCTACGTGCGCCAGCGCAAGCAGCAGATTACGCCCGGTGCCACGGCCCTGCTGGCCGAGTACATTGGAGCCGACCTGAGCCGCCTGGCCAACGAAGTGAATAAGCTGCTGCTTAACGTGAAGCCCGGCCAGGCCATTGACGAAGACCTGGTGCAGCGCCTGGTGGGTATCAGCAAGGAGTACAATATATTTGAGCTGCAACGCGCCCTGGTGCAGCGCGACGTGCTCAAGGCCAACCGCATCCTCACGCACTTCGCCGCCAACCCCAAGGCCAACCCGCTGATTCCAAACCTGACGCTGCTCTTCAATTTCTTTATCCGCCTGCTGGCCCTGCACCAGGCGGGTCCCAACCCCTCGGATGCGGAGCTGCTAAAGCTGGGCATCCAGAAATTTGCCCAGAAGGAATACCAGCTGGCGCTGCGCCAGTTCAGCCCCGCGCGCACCATCGAGGTGATTCACCTCATCCGTAGGGCCGATGCGCAGAGCAAGGGCATCGAGAGCGGCAGTATGGACGAGGGTGAGATTCTGCGTGAGCTGGTGTGGCTGCTGCTGCACCCCGTGCCGGCAGCGGCGGTAGGGTAGGCGGGCCAAAACCGGCCCGAATTTAAACGCGCGGCCACTGCTTACCGTAAAATGAGTGTATTTACCCGAACCCTGAATTTTACCGCGATGAAAGTGCCCGAACCTATCTCCGATGCCGCCGACAAGGCGAAGAACCTGTATACCGAATCGTCCGATAAGGCCAAAGACCTGTACGAAGAGGCGGCCAGCAAAAGCAAAGACATGCTGGGCCACGTGCCGGATACGCTCAAGGATGCCGGCGATAAAACGCTGAGCGCCTTTGACAAGCTTACTACCACCCAGAAAATCGTGGGCGGGGCCCTGCTGGCCGCTGGTCTCAGCTATCTCATCGCGCCCAAGAAAAAAGGCAAGAAGAAGCGCGCCGTGGCCGCCCTCGACGAGCTGCTGCTGTTCGTGAACGACCGCATTGAGGGCTATAAGCGCGCCGTGGCTGAATCTAAGGACGGCCAGCTGCGCGGCTACTACCAGCAGCTGGTGAGCCAGAGCCAGCAGTTTGCCAGCAGCCTCAACGGCTACCTGACCCGCCAGGGTGGTGAGCGCGAAACCGGCACGACCCTCAAGGGCAAACTCTACCGCAAGTTTATGGATGCCCAGGCTGCCGTGACGGGCCGCGACGAGAAGTCCATCCTGGCCGCCAACGTGTATGGCGAGCGCTGGGCCATCAAAGCCTACAAAAAAGCCCTGCGTCGCAAGGCCATTAAAGGTGAAGCCCGCGAGGCCATCAAAAAGCAATTCTCGCAGTCCAAAAAAACCTACAAGCGCCTCAAGGAGCTGACGACCAAGCAAGGCTAAGTTTTTGAACTGATAGCCGACAACGGATTATCTGACTAAAGAGAGGGGGTAGGGATGCGGTTTTGCATCCCTACCCCCTCTCTTTTGGGTAACAGCTGCCAGCTACCGATTCACCCGGCTTTTCAGGCGCACGGCCAGAAACTCGGAGCCGGGCTTCCACTGCGGGAAGGTGGGGGTAGCGGCCAGCTTCTGGCCCACGCGGAAGAGCAGGCGCGCATCCTGCGCCGCGCCGCGCAGGTCCCACTTCGGGTTGTACTGGTCGGAGGGCTGGTGGTAGTTGTTGGTTTCAAAGTCTTTACGC
The genomic region above belongs to Hymenobacter psoromatis and contains:
- a CDS encoding M3 family metallopeptidase, whose translation is MSNPLFSRTLALALAALTGACGSPDAPASRATTAGRPQPARGNPLLVASSLPYQAPDFAHLTDRDFQPALAAGLRQQRAELARLADNPAAPTFDNTLVALEGSGRLLNRVTLIFNQLLDAQSTPTLRQTQEVMAPELAASQDAIYLNPKLFQRVEAVYAQRAELALDSESAFLLTYYHQQFMLAGAALPAPARQQLQRLNQQEARLMARFSQKVSAASAAGAVRLRDSASLAGLSASERRAAARPARAHQAASTWLLPLENFTQQSVLLSLTKRAVRQRVFAASWTRAERGDSNDTRTTIARLAALRAAQAHLVGFKNYATWKLRTQMAQSPAVVAAFLGQLVPAATAKARQEATALQALVKQQREGFPLQPWDWQFYARQLRQRQAAGLSDDALKPYLELNNVLRNGLFYAANQLYGITFRERPDLPVYQPDMRVFEVREADGRGLGLFYCDLFQRDNKRGGGWSNSFVDQSTLWGTRPVVYISCNFPKPPPGQPALLTPDNITTLFHETGHALHRLFSNQRYRSLSAANVASDFVEFPSQFNEHWAFYPAVVQHYAVHFQTKAALPPALLARLTRPPTFGQGYAFTEALADDELDMQWHTLAAGQPVQPVDSFEAAALRNTHVYLPQVPPRYRSSYFRHIWADGYAAGYYAYAWSEMLDDDAYAWFRAHGGLTRANGQRFRDLILARGHTRPYGELFRAFCGHAPTIAPLLANRGLTGGPW
- the holA gene encoding DNA polymerase III subunit delta, which produces MQQDTDTILKAVAQRQFQPVYFLQGEEPYFIDLVADALEATVLPESERSFNQTVLYGKDTDVTGVLGQAKRFPMMSAHTVVIVKEAQAVADLESERAWPFLEAYLKNPPASTVLVFCYKHKTLDSRKKLGKLLATAPGAALLTSKKLYDNQVPPWLGGYVRQRKQQITPGATALLAEYIGADLSRLANEVNKLLLNVKPGQAIDEDLVQRLVGISKEYNIFELQRALVQRDVLKANRILTHFAANPKANPLIPNLTLLFNFFIRLLALHQAGPNPSDAELLKLGIQKFAQKEYQLALRQFSPARTIEVIHLIRRADAQSKGIESGSMDEGEILRELVWLLLHPVPAAAVG
- a CDS encoding PA2169 family four-helix-bundle protein, which encodes MKVPEPISDAADKAKNLYTESSDKAKDLYEEAASKSKDMLGHVPDTLKDAGDKTLSAFDKLTTTQKIVGGALLAAGLSYLIAPKKKGKKKRAVAALDELLLFVNDRIEGYKRAVAESKDGQLRGYYQQLVSQSQQFASSLNGYLTRQGGERETGTTLKGKLYRKFMDAQAAVTGRDEKSILAANVYGERWAIKAYKKALRRKAIKGEAREAIKKQFSQSKKTYKRLKELTTKQG